The genomic segment GCCCAGTTGGAAGGCTCCAAGGCCTTCACCAAGGACTTCCTGGCCCGCCAGAAGATCCCGACCGCCGACTACGCCAACTTCACTGACGTCGATGAGGCCCTCGCCTACGTGCGGGAAAAAGGCGCACCGATTGTGGTCAAAGCCGACGGCCTGGCCGCCGGTAAAGGCGTGATTGTCGCCATGACCCTGGCCGAAGCCGAAGATGCCATCCGCGACATGCTCGCAGGCAACGCCTTTGGCGATGCCGGCAGCCGCGTAGTGGTGGAAGAATTCCTGGACGGCGAAGAAGCCTCTTTCATCGTGATGGTCGACGGCAAGAACGTGCTGGCCATGGCCACCTCCCAGGATCACAAGCGGGTGGGCGACGGCGACACCGGCCCCAACACCGGCGGCATGGGTGCCTACTCTCCGGCCCCGGTGGTTACAGCTGATGTACACCAGCGCATCATGGACGAGGTGATCTACCCCACCGTCAACGGCATGGCCGCTGAAGGTCACCCTTACAAGGGTTTCCTGTACGCCGGTCTGATGATCGACACCAATGGCGCTCCCAAGGTGATCGAGTTCAACTGCCGGTTCGGTGACCCGGAAACCCAGCCGATCATGCTGCGCATGAAGTCGGACCTGGTGGAACTGTGCCAGGCCGCCGTGGATGGCAAACTGGACCAGTGCGATTCCGAGTGGGACGACCGCGCCTCTGTAGGCATTGTGCTGGCGGCCGGCGGTTATCCTGCCGACTACAGCAAGGGAGACGTGATCTCTGGCCTGCCGGAAGGTGAAACCGAAGGCGAGAAAGTCTTCCACGCCGGTACCAAGCTGAGTGGTGACGATGTGGTGACTGCCGGTGGCCGGGTGCTGTGCGCCACCGCTTTGGGCAACACGGTGACCGAAGCCCAGCAGCGTGCTTACCAGCTGGCGAAGACCATCAGCTGGAACGGCATGTTCTACCGGAACGACATTGCCTACCGGGCCATTGCCCGGGAACAGTAGAGCTGCCTGCTAGCGAATCACAACCCGGCCCCGCGCCGGGTTTTTTTATGGTCGAAAGCCAATAGGAACCCCAAATCTACATCATAATAATTACTTGTTGTTAACGCTTATCATTTGTATAATTGCAACACTTATTCAATAACACCTGCACAGGATGCGATTATGCAACAACGTTTTAACCGCCGTTTTATCGTAGCCGCCATCATGGCCGCCTCCCTTCCTGCCGTGGCCCAGGAGCACACATTGAAGGAGCTGGTCATCATCGGGGACGAGACCTCAGCCGCCAGCCTGCCGGGCTCAGCCCATGTGGTAACAAACGAAGACCTGGAAACCATGAAGTACACGGACGTGCACCGAGTGGTAAAGGAAGTGCCTGGCGTTTATCTGCTTGAAGAGGAAGGCTACGGCCTACGCCCTAACATCGGTATTCGTGGCTCCGGTTCCGGCAAATCCGGCAAGGTTACCCTGATGGAAGACGGCGTGCTGATGGCCCCGGCTCCCTACTCTGGCCCAGCCGCCTACTACTTCCCGTCCTTCGGCCGCATGAACGGCGTTGAAGTGCTGAAAGGACCAGACCTGCTCCGTTACGGCCCGGCCACCGTTGGCGGCGCCATTAACCTGCGCTCCACGCCGATTCCGACCACGACCGGCGGTCGGGTAACGGCGGAAATTGCCGAAGATAACGGCAAACGCATCCACGCCTGGTATGGCGCCAACAGCGAACAGGCCGGATGGCTGATCGAAACTCACCAGCAAGAAAGTGACGGCTTCAAGGACATCCGCCAGTCAGACCGCGACGCCGGCTTCGACAAGCAGGATTATGTCGCCAAGCTCCGTCTGAACACACGCCCGGACGCCGACATCTACCATCAGCTCGACCTGAAAGTGGATTACAGCGAAGAGCTGAGCCTGGAAACCTACCTCGGCCTGACCGACGCGGACTTCAATGCCAACCCGGACCAGCGCTACTTCGCGTCTGAGCGGGATAACATGGATACCCAGCGCACCGGTTTCATGGCCCGGCACCTGGTGGATTTCAATAACGATGTGACCCTGACCACCACCGCCTACCGCAATGAGTTCAAACGCAACTGGTACAAAGCGGCGGGGCTGAACTCCCTGATCAATGCTGCCAATGGTGGTGACGCCCTGGCCCAGCAGCAACTTCGCGGTGAGGCCGACCTGGCCGGCATAGAGATCAAGAACAACGCACGTGAATACGAATCACAGGGCATCGATTTTGTGGCGGATTGGGGCCTTGATCTGGCAAGCATGCGCCACGACCTTACCTTTGGCCTGCGCTACCACGAAGATGAAGTAGACCGCCTGCAGCCGGTAGACACCTTCGACCAGGTGATCGTGAACGGTAGACCGGTTCTGCAATATGTTTCCACAACCTCGGGCACCGGCATCAATGGCGGCAACAACGCCATTGAAAAAGCAGAAGCCTGGAGCACCTACATTGCAGACCGCGTTACCGTCAATGATCGCCTCACCGTCACCGGCCTGCTCAGGTACGAGGATATTGAAACCAGTCGTGTACGCTATCAGCAAGAAGCCCGCACCGATGTGCAGGACCGCGCCTCAAACAGCACTGGTGAACTTCTGCCAGGTCTTGGCGCAACCTACAAACTGGATGGCGGCGTAACGCTCCTGGCCGGAATTCATCGGGGTATGGCTCCGGCTGGTGCAGGTAGCACCGACGTGGACCCTGAACTCAGCACCAACTATGAGCTTGGCGCCCGGATTCAGCGCGGCGCTGGTCGCTACGAGCTGATCGGTTTCTACAGTGACTATGAAAACACGGTCCAGAACTGCTCCGTGGCTACCCCTTGCGCTGGCGGCCAGGACTTCGGTTCGGTCAGTCAGGGTGAAGCCCGCATTCAGGGCATTGAAGCCCTGGCAGGCTACGAGTTCGCTCTGACCAACGGCCTGTCTGTTCCGGTTGAAGCCACCTGGACCTACACCGATGCCGAGGTCACCAAAGACAGCGATTCCGGTAACGTTCTGAAGGGCGACAACCTTGTTTACCTGCCAGAGAACGTCCTGAACCTGCGTACCGGACTGCGCGCCGGGAATCAGTGGGACGCCTACCTGAACGTGTCATACGTCGACGAGATGTGTATCGACAACACCTGCGATCGCAGCGGCACCGACAACACCTTCAGAAAGACCGAGTCTCTCACTGTAGTTGATCTTTCCGGCAGCTACCGCGTTGCCGAAGGCGCCCGCGTCTTTGCCAAGCTCGATAACGTGTTCGATACCCAGAAAATCATCGCTCGCTCACCGGAAGGCGCCCGGCCGAATCTGCCGCGTACGGCATCCCTGGGCATTACCGTCGATTTCTGATCGACGTCTCCACACAAATGGCTGACGGACCAGCCTGACTCAGGAAAACTTCAGCCCGGCCATTGACCGGGCTTTTTTCTGGGGTAGTGTTAGCGTTCAAAACGACCACCATGAAAAGGAGTTCTCCGTGCCGCGCTCTGCTCTTAACCTCGTCCTCTTGCTTGTAACCACACTACTGATAAGCGCCTGCTCGAAACAGAGCATCTACGACCGCGCCATTGGCTGGGAGCGTTCCAGCGCTGGCCTTGAGCCGGCCGAAGTCACGATTGGCGAGCTGGACATTACCTACCTGCGCAGCAAAGAGGCT from the Marinobacter sp. LQ44 genome contains:
- the purD gene encoding phosphoribosylamine--glycine ligase: MNILVIGSGGREHALAWKAAQSPLADKVFVAPGNAGTAREPNLDNVDLDVMDLDGLANFAEQNNVGLTIVGPEAPLVAGVVDKFEARGLRIFGPSAGAAQLEGSKAFTKDFLARQKIPTADYANFTDVDEALAYVREKGAPIVVKADGLAAGKGVIVAMTLAEAEDAIRDMLAGNAFGDAGSRVVVEEFLDGEEASFIVMVDGKNVLAMATSQDHKRVGDGDTGPNTGGMGAYSPAPVVTADVHQRIMDEVIYPTVNGMAAEGHPYKGFLYAGLMIDTNGAPKVIEFNCRFGDPETQPIMLRMKSDLVELCQAAVDGKLDQCDSEWDDRASVGIVLAAGGYPADYSKGDVISGLPEGETEGEKVFHAGTKLSGDDVVTAGGRVLCATALGNTVTEAQQRAYQLAKTISWNGMFYRNDIAYRAIAREQ
- a CDS encoding TonB-dependent receptor family protein, producing the protein MQQRFNRRFIVAAIMAASLPAVAQEHTLKELVIIGDETSAASLPGSAHVVTNEDLETMKYTDVHRVVKEVPGVYLLEEEGYGLRPNIGIRGSGSGKSGKVTLMEDGVLMAPAPYSGPAAYYFPSFGRMNGVEVLKGPDLLRYGPATVGGAINLRSTPIPTTTGGRVTAEIAEDNGKRIHAWYGANSEQAGWLIETHQQESDGFKDIRQSDRDAGFDKQDYVAKLRLNTRPDADIYHQLDLKVDYSEELSLETYLGLTDADFNANPDQRYFASERDNMDTQRTGFMARHLVDFNNDVTLTTTAYRNEFKRNWYKAAGLNSLINAANGGDALAQQQLRGEADLAGIEIKNNAREYESQGIDFVADWGLDLASMRHDLTFGLRYHEDEVDRLQPVDTFDQVIVNGRPVLQYVSTTSGTGINGGNNAIEKAEAWSTYIADRVTVNDRLTVTGLLRYEDIETSRVRYQQEARTDVQDRASNSTGELLPGLGATYKLDGGVTLLAGIHRGMAPAGAGSTDVDPELSTNYELGARIQRGAGRYELIGFYSDYENTVQNCSVATPCAGGQDFGSVSQGEARIQGIEALAGYEFALTNGLSVPVEATWTYTDAEVTKDSDSGNVLKGDNLVYLPENVLNLRTGLRAGNQWDAYLNVSYVDEMCIDNTCDRSGTDNTFRKTESLTVVDLSGSYRVAEGARVFAKLDNVFDTQKIIARSPEGARPNLPRTASLGITVDF